From Pandoraea norimbergensis, the proteins below share one genomic window:
- a CDS encoding saccharopine dehydrogenase family protein, with amino-acid sequence MKKIALLGAGHIGQTIARLLRDSGDYHVSVFDRSAQALAHVRENADAVYELTDSDTGTLQKAIAGYDAVINALPYTMATSAATAAVAAGCHYFDLTEDVAATHAIAQLAEGASTALMPQCGLAPGFISIAAHHLAAAFDQVEVVKMRVGALPAFPTNSLKYNLTWSVDGLINEYCQPCEAIRDGASITVQPLEDLEHFSLDGVEYEAFNTSGGLGTLCETLAGRVRDLDYKSVRYPGHGALMKVLLSELRLKDDQETLKTLLKRAVPSTLQDVVLVFVVVSGLRNGVLTQEVFARKIFAERNNGHSASAIQITTASAVCAAVDLFFAEKLPQRGFIRQEQIALPDFLANRFGQAYAHSTHIESLS; translated from the coding sequence ATGAAGAAGATTGCCTTGCTTGGCGCTGGCCACATCGGCCAAACCATTGCTCGTCTGTTGCGCGACAGCGGTGACTATCACGTGAGCGTGTTCGACCGCAGCGCACAGGCGCTTGCCCACGTTCGAGAGAATGCCGACGCCGTGTATGAACTCACCGACAGCGACACGGGCACGTTGCAAAAGGCAATCGCGGGCTACGATGCGGTGATCAATGCATTGCCCTACACCATGGCCACCAGCGCTGCGACGGCCGCTGTCGCCGCCGGTTGCCACTACTTCGATCTGACCGAAGACGTCGCCGCCACGCACGCGATCGCGCAGCTCGCCGAAGGCGCCAGCACCGCGCTCATGCCGCAATGCGGCCTTGCCCCCGGTTTCATCTCAATCGCTGCGCATCATCTCGCCGCCGCCTTCGATCAGGTCGAAGTGGTGAAGATGCGTGTCGGTGCGCTGCCCGCTTTCCCGACCAACTCGCTGAAGTACAACCTGACGTGGAGTGTGGACGGTCTCATCAACGAATACTGTCAGCCGTGTGAAGCCATTCGCGATGGCGCGTCGATCACCGTGCAGCCGCTCGAAGACCTCGAACACTTCTCACTCGATGGCGTCGAGTACGAAGCCTTCAACACCTCCGGTGGGCTCGGTACGCTTTGCGAAACGCTCGCCGGCCGCGTGCGCGATCTCGACTACAAGTCGGTGCGTTACCCGGGGCATGGCGCGTTGATGAAGGTGCTGCTCAGTGAGCTGCGTCTTAAAGACGATCAGGAAACGCTCAAGACGCTGCTCAAGCGCGCCGTGCCGAGCACGCTGCAAGACGTGGTGCTGGTGTTCGTCGTTGTGAGTGGTCTGCGCAATGGCGTGCTCACGCAGGAAGTGTTCGCCCGCAAGATCTTCGCGGAACGTAACAACGGGCACAGCGCGAGCGCCATTCAGATCACGACGGCATCGGCGGTGTGCGCCGCGGTCGATCTGTTCTTCGCGGAAAAGCTGCCGCAGCGCGGCTTTATTCGTCAGGAGCAGATTGCACTGCCGGACTTCCTCGCCAACCGCTTCGGGCAGGCCTACGCGCACTCGACGCACATCGAATCGCTGTCCTGA
- a CDS encoding Lrp/AsnC family transcriptional regulator: MKNNRLYSELDATDRQILSRLQEDGSVSTAQLADALSLSVTPCWRRLRKLEDEGFITGFQANLDRRRMGFGLLGFVQIDFDIHTDHDAPAQFELAIQQCPEVLSCHKVTGQADYMLMVVSEDLDAYGVFVDTVLKMLPGVTGIHSTLSLKEVKASSRVPVR, from the coding sequence ATGAAAAACAATCGACTCTATTCCGAGCTAGATGCCACGGACCGGCAGATTCTGAGCCGTTTGCAGGAGGACGGCAGCGTCTCTACGGCGCAACTTGCCGATGCGCTGTCGCTAAGCGTGACGCCCTGCTGGCGACGACTCAGGAAGCTTGAGGACGAAGGATTCATTACCGGCTTTCAGGCGAATCTTGATCGACGCCGGATGGGATTCGGTTTGCTGGGCTTCGTGCAGATCGATTTCGACATTCATACCGATCACGACGCACCCGCGCAGTTCGAGCTGGCGATTCAGCAATGCCCGGAGGTCCTGTCGTGTCACAAGGTGACAGGGCAAGCCGATTACATGCTGATGGTGGTGAGCGAAGATCTCGACGCGTATGGCGTCTTTGTCGATACCGTGTTGAAGATGCTGCCGGGCGTGACGGGCATTCACTCGACGTTGTCGTTGAAGGAAGTCAAGGCGTCGAGTCGTGTGCCAGTGCGGTGA
- a CDS encoding histone deacetylase family protein, whose product MLTLYSDAHLTHQGTEWVNGEQHPSVESPARAANVLASIRAAELGECQLAERHDSRAYMTVHSERYVHFLENAWRIWQEDGRTHHALPLVWPARGATSDVEPAHIEGKLGFYAADAFAAITPGTWEAARTSADVALSAMRVVAQGASSAFALCRPPGHHASREAMGGYCYLNNAALAAQGFIDSGASRVAILDIDYHHGNGTQSIFEARDDVLFVSIHGDTDKSYPYFYGHAQERGIGDGLGYTLNLPLPHGTGWADYRAALTHACDRIAAYAPDAVVISLGVDTFKKDPISRFTMESEDYLSIGRAISKTARSTLFVLEGGYCVEDIGVNVSNTLIGFSNG is encoded by the coding sequence ATGCTCACCCTCTACAGCGACGCACATTTGACTCACCAAGGCACCGAATGGGTGAACGGCGAGCAACACCCCAGCGTGGAATCTCCCGCGCGCGCGGCCAATGTTCTCGCATCGATTCGCGCCGCCGAACTTGGCGAATGCCAACTCGCCGAACGCCATGACAGCCGCGCTTACATGACCGTGCACAGCGAGCGCTACGTTCACTTTCTCGAAAACGCATGGCGCATCTGGCAAGAAGACGGACGCACCCATCACGCCTTGCCATTGGTGTGGCCCGCACGTGGCGCAACGTCGGATGTCGAGCCCGCCCATATCGAAGGAAAGCTGGGCTTCTACGCCGCCGACGCCTTCGCTGCCATCACACCGGGCACGTGGGAAGCCGCACGCACCAGCGCAGACGTGGCGCTGTCCGCGATGCGTGTCGTTGCACAGGGCGCGTCGAGCGCGTTTGCGCTGTGTCGTCCGCCGGGTCATCACGCGTCGCGCGAAGCGATGGGCGGTTACTGCTATCTCAACAACGCTGCACTCGCCGCGCAGGGCTTCATCGATAGCGGCGCGTCACGCGTGGCGATTCTCGATATCGACTACCACCACGGCAACGGAACACAGAGCATCTTCGAAGCGCGCGACGACGTGCTCTTTGTTTCGATTCATGGCGATACTGACAAGTCGTATCCATACTTCTATGGCCACGCGCAAGAGCGCGGCATCGGCGATGGTCTCGGCTACACGTTGAATCTGCCACTGCCGCACGGCACAGGCTGGGCCGACTATCGCGCCGCACTCACCCACGCATGCGATCGAATCGCGGCATACGCCCCCGATGCGGTGGTGATTTCGCTGGGTGTCGACACCTTCAAGAAAGACCCGATCAGTCGATTCACCATGGAGAGTGAAGACTATTTGAGCATCGGCCGTGCGATCTCGAAAACCGCCCGAAGCACGCTCTTCGTTCTGGAAGGCGGCTACTGCGTCGAAGACATCGGCGTCAATGTCAGTAACACCCTCATAGGGTTCTCGAATGGTTAG
- a CDS encoding porin: MKHHFCRFGVALGTLAALTSGAHAQSNVTLYGIVDLGIEALTNVPGANGGKTTLVRETSGNMAGSRWGIRGTEDLGGGYKAIFVLENGFSANTGVLGQSGREFGRKSFVGLSGAFGTVMLGRQQNLLYDISIRYDPMFYAASYSAYSHDPYLAARTDNTVKYTGKFGGLTFSTMYSSGYDSTIPNGAQVPGHSKVGRDMGAGVMYQSGPLDVGLVYDQRQGTSIDSADDTARRVIVGIAYKLTSTDLYAAYRYLQQTVGSTQTHTHLYWAGVTQHFSPALTLSGAVYHTDVVGSNQDPTSFVLALGYYLSKRTDLYWNMSYALNRNGSNLGVGGMGVNVIAGQNQFGTVAGVRHRF; this comes from the coding sequence ATGAAACATCACTTTTGCCGATTTGGCGTTGCCTTGGGGACGCTTGCTGCACTCACTTCCGGCGCGCATGCGCAATCGAATGTCACGCTGTACGGGATCGTCGACCTCGGTATCGAAGCGCTGACGAACGTCCCCGGTGCGAACGGTGGCAAGACCACCCTCGTGCGCGAAACCTCGGGCAATATGGCTGGCTCGCGCTGGGGCATTCGCGGCACTGAAGACCTTGGCGGCGGCTACAAGGCAATCTTCGTGCTGGAAAACGGCTTCAGCGCCAACACGGGTGTTTTAGGGCAAAGCGGGCGCGAGTTCGGCCGTAAGTCGTTCGTCGGCCTGAGTGGCGCCTTCGGCACGGTGATGCTCGGGCGTCAGCAGAACCTGCTTTACGACATCTCCATTCGCTACGACCCGATGTTCTACGCCGCGTCGTACTCCGCTTACTCGCACGACCCGTATCTCGCCGCGCGCACCGACAACACCGTCAAGTACACGGGCAAGTTCGGCGGACTCACGTTCTCGACGATGTACAGCAGCGGCTATGACTCGACCATCCCCAACGGTGCGCAGGTGCCGGGCCATTCGAAAGTGGGTCGCGATATGGGGGCGGGCGTGATGTACCAGAGCGGTCCGCTCGACGTCGGCCTCGTGTACGACCAGCGTCAGGGCACCTCGATCGACTCCGCCGACGATACAGCACGACGCGTCATTGTCGGTATCGCCTACAAGCTGACCAGCACCGATCTCTACGCGGCGTACCGCTATCTGCAACAGACCGTAGGCAGCACGCAAACGCACACGCATCTCTACTGGGCGGGCGTCACGCAACACTTCTCGCCCGCACTGACGCTCTCGGGCGCGGTGTATCACACGGATGTCGTCGGCTCGAATCAAGACCCGACATCGTTCGTGCTGGCGTTGGGCTACTACCTGTCGAAGCGCACCGACCTGTACTGGAACATGTCGTATGCGCTCAACCGCAATGGTTCGAATCTGGGCGTCGGCGGGATGGGGGTGAACGTGATCGCGGGGCAGAACCAGTTCGGCACCGTGGCGGGTGTTCGTCACCGGTTCTGA
- a CDS encoding AraC family transcriptional regulator, translating to MQKSTHSVDYQDLPRPVAVMVSDFSDSTLLDADPPHSHPRAQLLFAVEGVYTIETATGTWLVPPHRAAWIPAGVTHNCNGRGQAILACSLYIDPAVSNQLPNECCIIEVSTLLRSLISEAIDIPSLYEPEGRDGRVMSLIVDEICRAPTVPLHLPMPRDPRLLRICRMLLAEPGNDGDLDDWARVGNVGRRTLTRLFRSETGITFSHWRQQLRLMVALSRLAAGDAVTTIALDLGYESPSAFTSMFRTAMGRTPKEYLGGLAQTPVARQGAD from the coding sequence ATGCAGAAAAGTACTCACTCCGTCGACTATCAGGATTTGCCACGGCCCGTCGCGGTCATGGTTTCCGATTTCAGCGACTCCACACTGCTCGACGCAGACCCGCCACACTCGCATCCGCGTGCGCAACTGCTCTTCGCCGTCGAAGGCGTGTACACCATCGAGACCGCCACCGGCACGTGGCTCGTGCCACCGCATCGCGCGGCGTGGATTCCCGCTGGCGTGACGCACAACTGCAACGGCCGGGGTCAGGCCATCCTCGCGTGTTCGCTCTACATCGACCCGGCGGTGTCCAACCAACTACCGAACGAGTGCTGCATCATCGAAGTCTCCACGCTGCTGCGCAGTCTCATCTCCGAAGCTATCGACATCCCCTCGCTCTATGAGCCCGAAGGCCGCGACGGTCGCGTGATGTCGTTGATCGTTGACGAGATTTGCCGGGCACCGACCGTGCCGTTGCACCTGCCGATGCCGCGCGATCCACGCTTGCTGCGCATCTGTCGCATGCTGTTAGCGGAGCCGGGGAACGACGGCGATCTCGATGACTGGGCACGCGTCGGCAACGTTGGCCGCCGCACGCTCACGCGCCTGTTCCGCAGCGAGACGGGTATTACGTTCTCGCACTGGCGTCAGCAATTGCGACTGATGGTTGCGCTCTCGCGTCTTGCCGCAGGCGACGCCGTCACAACCATTGCGCTGGATCTTGGTTATGAAAGCCCGAGTGCGTTCACGTCGATGTTCCGCACGGCCATGGGCCGCACACCCAAGGAATATCTCGGCGGACTCGCTCAGACGCCGGTGGCGCGCCAAGGCGCAGACTAA
- a CDS encoding alpha/beta hydrolase fold domain-containing protein produces MTRFMALQSEDGAAFVRWDLGTAAQAREAFEVIRRRWASGGPQMHRTVERAVPTRHGDVRIRVYYPHEQASLPALIYLHGGGFVVFSLDTHDRVMREYAARAGVAVVGIDYSRSPEARFPRALEEIVDVTRWLHRHADTLGLDAQALLIGGDSAGANLSLGTALQLRDAGENLPRGMVFNYGAFDMIPWRDSFARFGGGEYSLSSHDMVCFVNRYINHRDELSDPRCRPIVASLDNLPPACFAIAELDPLYDENIEMADRLRNAGVPVSATVYPGTIHSFLEAVSIAGVSDRAFAEQAEWIRQRVSA; encoded by the coding sequence ATGACCCGCTTCATGGCGTTGCAAAGCGAAGACGGCGCAGCGTTCGTGCGTTGGGACCTCGGCACCGCAGCGCAAGCGCGCGAGGCGTTCGAAGTGATTCGTCGCCGTTGGGCAAGCGGTGGCCCGCAGATGCATCGCACCGTCGAGCGCGCTGTGCCAACGAGGCACGGCGACGTGCGCATCCGCGTTTATTACCCTCATGAACAGGCGTCGTTGCCCGCGTTGATCTATCTGCACGGCGGCGGCTTCGTCGTGTTCAGTCTCGACACCCATGACCGTGTGATGCGTGAATACGCCGCGCGCGCGGGCGTAGCGGTGGTGGGCATCGACTACTCGCGCTCGCCGGAAGCCCGCTTCCCACGCGCACTCGAAGAGATTGTCGACGTCACCCGCTGGCTGCATCGCCACGCCGACACGCTGGGGCTCGACGCACAGGCGCTGCTCATCGGTGGCGACTCCGCCGGTGCCAACCTGTCGCTGGGCACCGCGCTGCAATTGCGCGACGCGGGGGAGAATCTGCCGCGCGGCATGGTGTTCAACTACGGCGCGTTCGACATGATTCCGTGGCGCGACTCGTTTGCCCGCTTCGGAGGCGGCGAGTATTCGCTCTCGTCGCACGACATGGTGTGCTTCGTGAACCGTTACATCAATCACCGCGACGAGCTCTCAGACCCGCGCTGCCGCCCGATTGTGGCGAGCCTCGATAACCTGCCGCCCGCTTGTTTCGCGATTGCCGAACTCGATCCGCTCTACGACGAGAACATCGAGATGGCTGACCGGCTGCGCAATGCCGGTGTGCCCGTGAGCGCGACGGTCTACCCGGGCACCATCCACAGCTTTCTCGAAGCCGTGTCGATCGCTGGCGTCAGCGACCGGGCCTTCGCGGAGCAGGCCGAATGGATCAGACAGCGGGTGAGCGCATGA
- a CDS encoding FMN-binding negative transcriptional regulator, with the protein MYRPEPYQENSPETLRSLMRRWPFAALVTFGPSGMTATHLPFLIDVDADGNTLLTTHLSRRNTQYGDLSQGCHAMVIFQGPSAYISPSWYDEKRTFPTWNYAAIHAYGDIQVVDDADGIKHILDRVVETFDGPIAGEWTFAGIPAEQTALRLPKIAGVVMKVSRLDGALKLNQDHSDADKHGVIAALESREDAGGREIAALMRATLGTGERSA; encoded by the coding sequence ATGTACCGCCCGGAACCCTATCAAGAAAACTCCCCCGAGACGCTGCGCTCGCTCATGCGCCGCTGGCCGTTCGCCGCGCTCGTCACGTTCGGCCCGTCGGGCATGACGGCAACACATTTGCCGTTTCTGATCGACGTCGACGCCGACGGCAACACGTTGCTCACCACCCATTTGTCGCGCCGCAACACGCAGTACGGCGACCTGAGTCAAGGCTGCCACGCCATGGTGATCTTTCAGGGCCCCAGCGCCTATATCTCGCCGAGCTGGTACGACGAGAAGCGCACGTTCCCCACGTGGAACTACGCCGCGATTCACGCGTATGGCGACATTCAGGTGGTTGATGACGCCGACGGCATCAAGCACATCCTCGATCGTGTGGTCGAGACGTTCGACGGGCCGATTGCAGGGGAGTGGACCTTCGCCGGAATCCCCGCCGAACAGACCGCATTGCGCCTGCCGAAAATCGCAGGGGTTGTCATGAAAGTTTCGCGGCTGGACGGGGCGCTCAAGCTCAATCAGGACCACAGCGATGCCGACAAACACGGCGTGATTGCTGCACTGGAATCGCGCGAAGACGCCGGTGGCCGTGAGATTGCCGCACTCATGCGAGCGACGTTGGGCACCGGGGAACGGTCAGCGTAA